The nucleotide sequence gtacaacaacatgcattgacatttttttcttgttcaaCAAAAAAtttacgtggttaggtttaggaaaaaagaacagggtttagctttataatcttaagggacgtgaacaccgctctcccgaGTAAAAGTCAAcatttgttggacctatccaccacctctcccggctgccccacttggactttcaccaccaTAACTTgcgttcttgtcctgctgcgtcTCCCTCCAACCCTGACggcagaagtcactgaccaagcgcccaTTTTTTATGACTTCAGGTTGACACATTACGATTAATGCACGCAAACCAACATATGCAAAGGTGtaagttttgttttaacatttggGGAGGCGGACAGACATGAAACAGGGGCTttggggtcctctgccagaaaatttggagcgtcaaacacttaatttcctgcattcttgtgaatgcatatgcaccaatttgtggcttttctgcatcaattcatgcagtaaatgtgttaaattttgacaaattaaaagtcctctgctactttccttttttatttgggTGGGCAAATGCATGGTCCAAATACTGAGGGGAGGTGTCCCCTGCTTCCCACCTGAAAGCTACGCCTATGTGCTTACAGAGTAATGACAGTCAGATGTAATGCAACGAATTGTGTTCAGTATTTATGCATTATATGAGACAAAGTGGTTGTAAATCAGCACACATGCAGTATAAGTTGAGAACTTTCTCAGATTTTGGTAAAACGATATCATTATCACAGTGCTGCTACTGATCCCACTGTTGAGTCTCTGCCTGCTGGTTGACCTCACTGACCTCAGTAGGTTATTTAATTTCTCTCTCTTGATCTTACAGGATTTAGTTTGTTGGGCCACCCGTTGCACCCTGTGGACACTTCCCCCTCCTGCAGCACTGAGGACATGTGTCGCCTGCCGCTGGCTTCACTCTTCATTTGCCTCTGGTTGGTGGAGCGAAGCCACTGTAACGGCAGCCTTCAGGACAGCATGGCAGAGCTGCACACCAGGTTCGCTGTCAGCCTCTACCAGACGCTCACCGAGACAGAGAACAACTCCAACCTGATCGTGTCACCAGCGAGCGTCTCCTTGTCTCTGGGGCTGCTGCAGCTTGGCGCCAGGGGCAACACGCTGGCTCAGCTGGAGGGAACGCTCGGATACAGCGTGAAGGGTAGGAGTCATCTCAGGTGTTTGATATTAGCTGCTCCTCATGCTGTGGGAGTGAGGTTGGAGAGGTTGTCGGTGGCTCTCAGTGCTGTTGGTACCAGGTGGTGTGgagcagtgctgctgctgctgctggccctTCAGAGCACAGTGGTGTCTGGAGCCATAATACCTGCCTCCACACCAACTCTAATCTCATTAACCACTCCTGCAGCTCGGCCCCGGGGTCGAGGGGTCACTGTGTTTAATTACAAACAAAACGAGAGCTGGAGCTGCTGTTTCTTTTACCTCCATGATGTGATCTCACATGTCAGTCAGGGATGGAAACTGATGATACTGGGCTTTAATTTAGCCGAATACCTCAGCTGTGATCTAAAGATTATTTCCATCAGCACCAAAAGAAAGTCTGACATGATTCTCAACTAACCTGAGCTAAAATATGAGAAGAAAGTCGGGCTGAACGTGTAAGTTACATAAATGATCagttcttttgtctgttttcaatctatccatccattttcaaccgcttatccaaaGCCGAGgtagcaggctgagcaaagtattccagacatccctttcctcagcaacgctttccagctcctcctgggggaccctgaggcgttcccaggctagatgagatatataatccctccagcgtgttctgggtctgccccggggcctcctactagTTGGACGTGCcaggaacacctctaacaggaggcgcccaggaggatcatgatcagatgcccgagccacctcaactgacccctttcgacacacAGGAGCAGCGGCTATACTCTGAGCttcctccagatgtccgagctcctcaccctatctctaaggctgagcccagacaccccacggaggaaacttaTTTCAGCAGCTTGtgtccacaatctcattctttcggtcagccagagctcatgaccatgggtgagggttgggacgtagattaGGGCACATAATAAGAATATAGGTAGAACCGGTTAGCTTACTCCCTCTGTAGGAAGAGATGTCTGACAGTGGGACATTGTCCAATGCTCTGTCAGGGAGTGTGAACTGAAGGGCCACTTCAGGTAAATGCAAGTTTTCTGAGGGCTGGCTTGACAATCCCGAATATAATAGAGATTATATAACATAAACATCTAGCTCTTTGTACTCAGATGTCAAATATGGTCTAAAAAATCTACCAAGAAGTCTCGAAATCTGAGTCTGGAAAAGTATGGAACTTTAAAAAGGGAACATGTGTTTGAACCCTGATGACAAATCAGTGTATTCctgtaaaaaaagacaacatccAACAACAAGAGCAACaccaaaaattaaataaaagaaaacaaatcacaaGACTGAGAGGAGGCACCTACGATTTACTGCGTTTTAATAAATGCTGTGCACTAATGAAATGCTGCCGTCGTGAGAGAATCTGTGTTTGGCTTCAATTTGGATCATTTTATCCGAGACTGTCTGGAGTTTATCAGATGATAAGATCCCTGTGGTTTGTGCCGCTCAGCAGACTTGATGGAATTTGTGTTAAGCAAAGCCCAAATGAAGTCAAATGAGCATTTGTTTGTGCACAGTCCTGCGGGGACATGGTGCAAACTCAGTTAAGTTGCTGATGAAACAAGCCAGAGGCTGTTGAGCTGAATGCATTTCAGTGATGATTCTTGTGTTGTAGAGACGTTTATGAGCCATTTTCCACCTGTTTTTTGAAAGTGGTGTGAATTATACGTCTCTGACAGAGCTGAGGATCAGATGTGTAGCAGAGTAGAAGAGACATATAGATGCTGAAACTGCTTTTCATCAGCTTCCTGCATCTCGTAACGCACCATCATGTCTGacctgtcctctgtgtcctccaGATGCCCAGGTACAAGACTTCCTGCTGCATTCACACAGCGACACGAGCAACACCAGCCAGGggatgcagctgcagcagaccTGCACGTTATTCATACAGAGCGGCGTCCAGCTCCTGACTGACTTCACACAGCACGCAGCAGCCTGGGCCTACACCAGCGTGGTCCGAGCCAACTTCAGCCAGCCCAACCACACCCGCGGGCAGCTGGAGCGAGTGGGGAACAACCACGGTGAGCAGGACAGCTTCGTAAAACAGTCAGAGCCTTGATAATATATATTCGCACATATTTGGGTAGGCAtgtcctgattggctggctaTGTTTATGAAATCTCAACATGGACACATTACAATTCAATCTGGGTGAAAATGGGTGTGTAAGTTAAATTTTTGGGACGGCGGCCATATTGGTAATATGCAAATTAGAgagcataaataaaatataatatgatttaaaaataaatcataaatctgagtgttacaatgtgtttctaatgcttaaaaatgtgaaatagaCTCCAAGCTTTCCGTAagagttaaaaaatatatatattttatgttgcCGCCATCGtggaaatatgcaaattagatgtcCTGATGCATCCAATCATAAAAATAACCATTCCCATGTGTTTCTTGTGGCCAAAAACCATAATATAGACACCAAGTTTGCATTTGTAGCACATCTGGTTCAAAAGTTATAGCCAAAACTGTTTTAggtggcggccatattggattttgccGCCATGGTCAGCAGAATGCCAATCTGCAATGCCCagatttggtgcttttattacAAACTGAACGACTGGAGGATGTCGACCTCCACGTTGTGAACCAGTGTCAAAGGTTTTTGagtaatgtttttaatgtatacTCACAACCGCAATGTCATGGTGTCAGTTACAGTTTTCTCTAATGACACTTTACAGTCAGCGCTTCCTCCATCCCACCAAACCTTCACTGGATGTATTTACAAATGCCTCTGTCCGTTACATCAGACCACATTAGCCAACAGTCCAGACACTGCAAAGAGCTCAGCTGCATTGACCTCTGCCCCTCCCTTGTTACCTCCCAGATGAGTCGTGGCCCCTCCAGGCAGGAAGCAGCAGCGGGGAGCTGTCAGGCTCGGGCGAGGCCCAGGCAGAGGCCCTGTGGTGGGGCCACCGGCTGCAGATGGCGCTGGTCAACACCGTGGCCTTCAGGGGCGTCTGGCAGAAACAGTTCCTGTTCACCAACACCCAGAACCTGCCCTTCATGCTGTCTGATGGGAGTGTGGTTAAGGTGCCCATGATGTATCAGGCTACAGAGGTCAGCTTTGGTAAGAGacgccatccatcatccatcatccatcatccatcatccatccttCCTTTCACTCTAAAAAACAATTCATTTTCCCATCAACACATCTGTTGTAACAAACCCATCATACTGAAAAGTAACTGCCCACTAtatagttatatatatatatataactcaTACTGTTGCTGTTCCAAATAtcccatctttgtttttttagctaTTGATCAGCTAAAATAAGCAACCTCAAAACTTCGCTTAAAGGTGTAACTCGGTATGTTTCACCCTGGACCTTATTTTCCTGTTTAAGTGActcatgggaacaacaatttttgaaagaGGTTCAGTAGTGAGGAagacaggctgcaatgtaaccattcGGGACATGTTCGCACCATCAGTGTACGTCCACAAATAGTgcctgtttttgccactgacaggctcagactgatTCTAAGCATCTGACAACactatggaaaggatccctacagagacagacctttttgttaaagagtagaTCCTTTCATTTTACTAGAAACAGCCCATTACATTACACACATAttgtgtatagagccagcatgttttcacatctaactgggtaaatgaagggtttattttaaccaaacctGAGTTGGTTTCCACTCTGAAtgaaatccatccatccattttccaaAGCCCGGTCATGGggccagcaggccaagcaaagcaccccagacgtccctctccccagaaACACTTTCCAGTTCCTCCTGGGATAcccgaggcattcccaggccagatgagatatgtaatccctccagcctCTAACagggcgcccaggaggatcctgatcagatgcccggaCCACCAAAACGGACTCCTTTCTatacgaaggagcagcggctctactctgagctccctccagatgtccgagctcctcaccctatctctaaggcagAGCcaagccaccccacggagggaACTaatttcagacgcttgtatctgccatctcattctttcggtcactacccagagctcatgaccataggtgagggttgggacgtagatggaccagtaaatcgaaagctttgccttccggctcagctccttcttcaccacgacggtccggcgcagcgcccgcatcactgcagaggtCACACCAAACCGCTAATCCATATCACattccattctaccctcactcctgAACAAGACCACAAGATGGTTGAATTTCCCCGCTTGAGGCAGTAAGTCTCTCCCAACCAAGAGGGGCCAATCCACcggagaaccatggcctcagatttggaggtgatTCTGGATGAAGTGTGTTTCAcagtgataaaattactgtttatttaaatggagtctcgTGGGTTTGACAAAAGTAACTTCTGGGATGTTTCTGGATAAAAAAGGAtgaggtctatctctgtagggatcctttccataatgttgtcacgGCTGTTGGATGTAGTGCTCTTGCTCAATGTTAGACCAATTTAATTTGTTCCCAGTCACTtcaatgcaaaaatgtaaacatagtgtccaggttggaaaatacaAAGCTACCCTTGAAGTCACTGATAACACTGTTTTTGACATCTTACAGACTAAATTATACTTAGTCGAATTAAATCAATGGAAAAAGTCAGAGGTTGCACACCTGAACTTGTCGCCTTCCCTCGTAGGTCAGTTCAGGACAGCATCAGATCAGCGTTACACCGTGTTGGAGCTGCCATACCTGGGCCGCTCTCTCAGCCTGCAGGTGGTCCTGCCCAGCGAGAGGAAGACGCCGCTGTCCTCGCTCGAGTCCCAACTCACCGCTCGCCAGCTGGCCTCCTGGGACACCGGCCTGCGCAGAATCAAGATGGACATATTCCTACCCAGGTCAAGATCATGCATTTTGTTTCAAGATGATTCTAAGACTCAACATCTTTGAGATGATGTACAAACATTGTTGTGTCTGGTGTTCACAGGTTCAGAATGCAGAACAAGTTCAACCTGAGGTCAGTGCTTCCCGCCATGGGCATCAGCGACGCCTTCAACCCGACGGCAGCTGATTTCACTGGAATATCAGGTCAGTACATCAACTTGTTAGGAGAAGCGGATCACAAACAGCGTAGCGTACCATAAGCTGCAGGTGACACACTGATGCCTGTGGCTCTGCTGGCAGCTCACAGTTTGTTTCCTCCTGCAGTGGAGGAGAGTCTTTACGTGTCAGATGCTTTCCATGAAGTGAGAATAGAAGTCACAGAAGATGGGACAAAAGCAACTGCTGCTACAGGTGAGAGATGCTCTGCAcaataatgaaattaaacagATTATTATACATTTTAACATGATTCTGCCTGCctgtaataatttatttaacagaATAACAGATTATGGGATAATAAACCAGTATTTTTTGACCTTGCAGCGATGGTGCTCCTCAAACGATCCCGTGCTCCTGTTTTCAAAGCGGACCGGCCGTTCTTATTTCTTCTACGACAGATTAACACAGGTATTCTTTTACACTGTAAATACATTACA is from Epinephelus moara isolate mb chromosome 7, YSFRI_EMoa_1.0, whole genome shotgun sequence and encodes:
- the serpine3 gene encoding probable serpin E3, with the translated sequence MVGGSLREQLELQDTTSPVPHLSAGFSLLGHPLHPVDTSPSCSTEDMCRLPLASLFICLWLVERSHCNGSLQDSMAELHTRFAVSLYQTLTETENNSNLIVSPASVSLSLGLLQLGARGNTLAQLEGTLGYSVKDAQVQDFLLHSHSDTSNTSQGMQLQQTCTLFIQSGVQLLTDFTQHAAAWAYTSVVRANFSQPNHTRGQLERVGNNHDESWPLQAGSSSGELSGSGEAQAEALWWGHRLQMALVNTVAFRGVWQKQFLFTNTQNLPFMLSDGSVVKVPMMYQATEVSFGQFRTASDQRYTVLELPYLGRSLSLQVVLPSERKTPLSSLESQLTARQLASWDTGLRRIKMDIFLPRFRMQNKFNLRSVLPAMGISDAFNPTAADFTGISVEESLYVSDAFHEVRIEVTEDGTKATAATAMVLLKRSRAPVFKADRPFLFLLRQINTGSILFMGRVMNPADQAP